Proteins encoded within one genomic window of Paludisphaera rhizosphaerae:
- the accC gene encoding acetyl-CoA carboxylase biotin carboxylase subunit — protein sequence MFQRILVANRGEIALRVIRACKELGVEVVAVYSQADRDAPYLELADRAICIGKAASVDSYLNIPRLIAAAEVADVQAIHPGYGFLSENPQFAEICRSCNFEFIGPPHEAIRKMGLKTEAKVIASQAKVASVPGSDGAIDSEAEAIRVAKSIGFPVLIKAAAGGGGKGMRVCRDEASLPSSIQAARNEAQAAFKNPSIYLEKYIDRPRHVEVQILADLHGNVVHCWDRDCSLQRRHQKLVEEASAALPMEVREKLGEAAVRLAKAVGYTNAGTCEFLVDSENNFYFIEVNARIQVEHPVSEEITGIDLVQQQIRIAAGEPLPFRQEDVKSEGHAIEVRINSEDPDHDFRPSAGRITALTVPGGPGVRWDSHVRAGYSVPPNYDSLVGKLIVHAPSRAEAIGRMRRALDELVIEGVKTTIPLHQRIFRHKDFIDGNVDTTWVERVLMPPKAKAPAGS from the coding sequence ATGTTCCAGAGGATACTGGTCGCCAATCGGGGCGAGATCGCGCTGCGGGTCATCCGGGCGTGCAAGGAGCTGGGGGTCGAGGTCGTCGCGGTTTATTCCCAGGCCGACCGCGACGCCCCCTACCTGGAGCTGGCCGACCGCGCCATCTGCATCGGCAAGGCGGCATCGGTGGACAGCTACCTGAACATCCCCCGGCTGATCGCCGCGGCCGAAGTCGCCGACGTCCAGGCGATCCACCCCGGCTACGGGTTCCTCAGCGAGAACCCCCAGTTCGCCGAGATCTGCCGAAGCTGCAACTTCGAGTTCATCGGCCCGCCGCATGAGGCGATCCGCAAGATGGGCCTGAAGACCGAGGCCAAGGTGATCGCCTCCCAGGCGAAGGTCGCCAGCGTGCCTGGCTCCGACGGCGCCATCGACTCCGAGGCCGAGGCGATCCGCGTCGCCAAGTCGATCGGCTTCCCGGTGCTGATCAAGGCCGCGGCCGGCGGCGGCGGCAAGGGGATGCGCGTCTGCCGCGACGAGGCGTCGCTGCCGAGCTCGATCCAGGCCGCCCGCAACGAGGCCCAGGCCGCGTTCAAGAACCCGTCGATCTACCTGGAGAAGTACATCGACCGCCCCCGGCACGTCGAGGTCCAGATCCTCGCCGACCTGCACGGCAACGTCGTCCACTGCTGGGACCGCGACTGCTCCCTCCAGCGCCGGCATCAGAAGCTCGTCGAGGAGGCCTCCGCCGCCCTGCCGATGGAGGTCCGCGAGAAGCTCGGCGAGGCCGCCGTCCGGCTGGCGAAGGCCGTCGGCTACACCAACGCCGGCACCTGCGAGTTCCTCGTCGACTCCGAGAACAACTTCTACTTCATCGAGGTCAACGCCCGGATCCAGGTCGAGCACCCGGTCTCCGAGGAGATCACCGGCATCGACCTGGTCCAGCAGCAGATCCGGATCGCCGCCGGCGAGCCTCTCCCCTTCCGCCAGGAAGACGTGAAGTCGGAAGGCCACGCGATCGAGGTCCGGATCAACTCCGAGGACCCTGACCACGACTTCCGCCCCTCCGCCGGCCGGATCACCGCGCTGACGGTCCCCGGAGGCCCCGGCGTCCGCTGGGATTCCCACGTCCGCGCCGGCTATTCGGTCCCGCCGAATTACGACTCGCTCGTCGGCAAGCTGATCGTCCACGCCCCTTCCCGCGCCGAGGCCATCGGCCGGATGCGCCGGGCGCTCGACGAGCTGGTCATCGAGGGGGTCAAGACGACCATCCCGCTGCACCAGCGGATCTTCCGTCACAAAGACTTCATCGACGGCAACGTCGACACCACCTGGGTCGAGCGCGTTCTGATGCCGCCGAAGGCCAAGGCGCCGGCCGGCTCCTGA